The Populus alba chromosome 4, ASM523922v2, whole genome shotgun sequence genome contains a region encoding:
- the LOC118050100 gene encoding uncharacterized protein: MNPSRPIISRPIKIPPFVLKTCNLSPYSKRVSGFSPHGRVIRFSPAVTKCSRARDVHLAAAEATQSSCSSSRASPVIASKILEFESIEENIEKVIYRCRFLAILGVLGSMVGSFLCFIKGCTYVGSAFMQYLVNRSKVIILLVEAIDLYLLGTVMLVFGMGLYELFVSNLDLAKQVSTGKAPNRSSLFGLFALKERPKWLEVKTVNELKTKLGHVIVMLLLIGFFEKSKTAIILSPIDLLCFSASVFLCSGCLYLLSKLGDTK, from the exons ATGAACCCTTCCCGACCCATCATTTCAAGACCCATCAAAATACCACCTTTCGTGCTCAAGACTTGTAATTTGAGTCCATATTCTAAAAGGGTATCTGGGTTTAGCCCACATGGACGTGTTATTAGATTCTCACCTGCTGTGACCAAATGTTCAAGAGCTCGTGATGTTCATTTAGCAGCTGCAGAAGCTACACaatcttcttgttcttcatcTCGTGCATCCCCTGTAATTGCATCAAAGATACTCGAATTCGAATCTATAGAGGAGAACATAGAGAAG GTTATTTATCGATGTCGGTTCTTGGCGATTCTTGGGGTTTTGGGCTCTATGGTTGGATCGTTTCTCTGTTTCATAAAG GGCTGCACTTATGTTGGGTCAGCTTTCATGCAATACCTCGTCAATCGTAGCAAAGTGATTATATTGCTGGTCGAGGCCATAG ATCTCTATCTTTTGGGAACAGTGATGCTAGTCTTTGGAATGGGTCTATATGAACTCTTTGTTAGCAATCTTGACCTTGCAAAGCAGGTGTCAACAGGGAAAGCACCAAACAGGTCAAGTTTATTCGGCTTATTTGCCTTGAAG GAACGACCGAAATGGTTAGAAGTGAAAACTGTTAATGAGCTGAAAACCAAGCTTGGCCATGTCATAGTAATGCTTCTTCTGATCGGCTTCTTTGAAAAGAGTAAGACGGCAATCATACTCTCTCCCATTGATTTACTTTGCTTCTCAGCTTCTGTCTTCCTTTGCTCTGGTTGCCTCTACTTGTTATCTAAGCTTGGCGACACCAAATGA